In Puntigrus tetrazona isolate hp1 chromosome 22, ASM1883169v1, whole genome shotgun sequence, one genomic interval encodes:
- the LOC122327131 gene encoding gastrula zinc finger protein XlCGF8.2DB-like isoform X1, with the protein MPFIKEECEDVKTEEAFRVKHEDKERKCIKGEREDICIKEVFSLKDTEEQTDLMALKKENKVLGNMEEKHLHDFTDGKKYFRCSQTEKISTRKKAQKTVTTRSDFTSFRFGNRFDQQGNLIVHSGETPFTCQHCGKSFSCKGSLKRHMRIHTGEKPYACQQCGESYGQPGHLKVHMSVHTGESPFTCQHCGKRFSHQGNLSHHMRNHTGEKPYACKHCGKSFTHKGSFDRHIRIHTREKPYTCQLCRKSFSQHGNLEVHMRIHTGENPFTCQQCGKSFSQRGSLNHHMRIHTGEKPYACKQCGQSFAHKGSLTWHMTVHTGEKPYTCPQCGKSFHQHAILNTHMRIHTGEKPYTCQQCGHRFTHKGSLNWHMRIHTGVKSQHDNSVVD; encoded by the exons ATGCCGTTTATTAAAGAAGAGTGTGAAGATGTGAAAACTGAAGAAGCATTCAGAGTTAAACAtgaagataaagaaagaaaatgtattaaagggGAGAGAGAAGACATATGCATTAAAGAAGTATTCAGTCTGAAAGAtactgaggaacaaacag ACTTAATGGCAttgaaaaaagagaacaaagtACTCGGTAACATGGAAGAGAAACATCTGCATGATTTTACAGatgggaaaaaatattttaggtgTTCACAGACTGAAAAGATTTCCACGCGAAAAAAAGCTCAAAAGACTGTAACAACTAGAAGCGACTTCACTTCCTTTCGTTTTGGAAACCGTTTTGATCAACAAGGAAACCTCATTGTCCACAGTGGAGAGACCCCTTTCACCTGCCAGCACTGTGGAAAAAGTTTCAGTTGTAAAGGAAGCCTTAAGAggcacatgagaattcacaccggagagaagccttacgcCTGCCAGCAGTGCGGTGAGAGTTACGGCCAACCAGGACACCTTAAAGTGCACATGAGCGTACACACTGGAGAGAGTCCCTTCACCTGCCAACACTGTGGAAAACGTTTCAGTCATCAAGGAAACCTCAGCCACCACATGAGAaatcacaccggagagaagccttacgcCTGCAAACACTGTGGAAAAAGCTTCACTCATAAAGGAAGCTTCGACAGGCACATAAGAATTCACACCAGAGAAAAGCCTTACACCTGCCAGCTCTGTAGGAAAAGTTTTTCTCAACATGGAAACCTTGAAGTCCACATGAGAATACACACTGGAGAGAATCCCTTCACCTGCCAGCAGTGTGGGAAAAGTTTCAGTCAACGAGGAAGCCTTAATCACCACATGagaatccacaccggagagaagccttacgcTTGTAAACAGTGCGGACAAAGTTTCGCTCATAAAGGAAGCCTTACCTGGCACATGACcgttcacactggagagaagccctacacctgccctcagtgtggaaagagtttccaTCAGCATGCAATCCTTAACACCCACATGagaatccacaccggagagaaaccgtacacctgccaacagtgtggacaCCGTTTCACTCATAAAGGAAGCCTCAACTggcacatgagaattcacactggaGTAAAGTCTCAGCATGACAACAGTGTTGTAGATTAA
- the LOC122327131 gene encoding gastrula zinc finger protein XlCGF8.2DB-like isoform X2, with amino-acid sequence MALKKENKVLGNMEEKHLHDFTDGKKYFRCSQTEKISTRKKAQKTVTTRSDFTSFRFGNRFDQQGNLIVHSGETPFTCQHCGKSFSCKGSLKRHMRIHTGEKPYACQQCGESYGQPGHLKVHMSVHTGESPFTCQHCGKRFSHQGNLSHHMRNHTGEKPYACKHCGKSFTHKGSFDRHIRIHTREKPYTCQLCRKSFSQHGNLEVHMRIHTGENPFTCQQCGKSFSQRGSLNHHMRIHTGEKPYACKQCGQSFAHKGSLTWHMTVHTGEKPYTCPQCGKSFHQHAILNTHMRIHTGEKPYTCQQCGHRFTHKGSLNWHMRIHTGVKSQHDNSVVD; translated from the coding sequence ATGGCAttgaaaaaagagaacaaagtACTCGGTAACATGGAAGAGAAACATCTGCATGATTTTACAGatgggaaaaaatattttaggtgTTCACAGACTGAAAAGATTTCCACGCGAAAAAAAGCTCAAAAGACTGTAACAACTAGAAGCGACTTCACTTCCTTTCGTTTTGGAAACCGTTTTGATCAACAAGGAAACCTCATTGTCCACAGTGGAGAGACCCCTTTCACCTGCCAGCACTGTGGAAAAAGTTTCAGTTGTAAAGGAAGCCTTAAGAggcacatgagaattcacaccggagagaagccttacgcCTGCCAGCAGTGCGGTGAGAGTTACGGCCAACCAGGACACCTTAAAGTGCACATGAGCGTACACACTGGAGAGAGTCCCTTCACCTGCCAACACTGTGGAAAACGTTTCAGTCATCAAGGAAACCTCAGCCACCACATGAGAaatcacaccggagagaagccttacgcCTGCAAACACTGTGGAAAAAGCTTCACTCATAAAGGAAGCTTCGACAGGCACATAAGAATTCACACCAGAGAAAAGCCTTACACCTGCCAGCTCTGTAGGAAAAGTTTTTCTCAACATGGAAACCTTGAAGTCCACATGAGAATACACACTGGAGAGAATCCCTTCACCTGCCAGCAGTGTGGGAAAAGTTTCAGTCAACGAGGAAGCCTTAATCACCACATGagaatccacaccggagagaagccttacgcTTGTAAACAGTGCGGACAAAGTTTCGCTCATAAAGGAAGCCTTACCTGGCACATGACcgttcacactggagagaagccctacacctgccctcagtgtggaaagagtttccaTCAGCATGCAATCCTTAACACCCACATGagaatccacaccggagagaaaccgtacacctgccaacagtgtggacaCCGTTTCACTCATAAAGGAAGCCTCAACTggcacatgagaattcacactggaGTAAAGTCTCAGCATGACAACAGTGTTGTAGATTAA